A portion of the Homo sapiens chromosome 16, GRCh38.p14 Primary Assembly genome contains these proteins:
- the GSE1 gene encoding genetic suppressor element 1 isoform X21 produces MSGRPAPVSRKQRLMAAVGERAAGGAPLSCFICGGGIGRGKELKLQVKQPAAGAGTPAQPFFPFLQQQEPAPGARELSPADGCVLVCAVCRCFLGEQWAAFERARTPVDKRMYWLKRPHQCDAGAGGRRGGAGAPREWNVAYALGSATGDDDEDDGGGPRLRGAAEETRDSDLSELSDTDPLSEPDPPARDAASPHQDGAPGPGPRGGRGQEWRPAPGPAPGQGAEASAQGRAEEEGLPAKAHADGEPKSGVRRRRKGVGRHWVPEARASVLRSIQDPWQGPLVQEAPADGMKGPPSGRATKTLESRPLGETLRGFCTSEDSDINITSGEEDHKEQPFPGVCNPKEKNSGRVPRALQDSRAAPAEGLCCYICGAPLSPASHHQVHVQKQEKLAQAPFFPFLWLHSPPPGAQPISEGGSTLVCASCFSSLTQQWQSFELANVPVLQRLYVVPLDSHAPGMASKGRRLPREEGLPSGALREACYLCGEDCTPDARAVPSRILNGNARSAMHFPFLSLLPCPPNAQGPNKRCEVRSCPKCFSVLEDVWALYRACQNEELITSVQGFLGRYHQAFSASDPALSELPASAQGGPVSICYICGAELGPGKEFQLNVNPASRLGEKEPFFPFLTVYPPAPRARPVDSTGLVATCVLCYHDLLAQWLQHEARSSHHAVSAWSRQYQVETFVCFFCQQEKKRCLGLKSVRVARLPLFLYTLRASHSLLVDDGQQLIIGACVECGTLVCAGQGLTRQGPMSWSSPVAAATKEPLDKGAPERPECGFVLCFQAARHPQQGCSHQAWGTHGGQRGLLGSPPPPSPPPAARSPGSLGSCGGRRCHRGNNTHHQPRTEGQNVPGGPQGVQNGLWVQPCCPRNQAGSRGWEEARAWPSGGLTCEPHGERQHPDKVSLPWRPGPCRGDRCFSHASTSFSSGNCVFFLIRVSVLRHNLAQTLESSWAAPGRRWAQWLGRKGTGWGWRGWCSTARAPRLLPALPSPLWSSGFSSVTPEGPF; encoded by the exons ATGAGCGGGCGGCCGGCCCCGGTCTCCCGCAAGCAGCGGCTCATGGCAGCCGTGGGCGAGCGGGCTGCGGGCGGCGCGCCGCTCTCCTGCTTCATCTGCGGCGGCGGCATCGGGCGCGGCAAGGAGCTGAAGCTGCAGGTGAAGCAGCCGGCGGCGGGCGCGGGGACCCCGGCGCAGCCCTTCTTCCCGTTCCTGCAGCAGCAGGAGCCGGCGCCCGGCGCGCGCGAGCTGTCCCCGGCCGACGGCTGCGTGTTGGTGTGCGCCGTGTGCCGCTGCTTCCTGGGCGAGCAGTGGGCCGCCTTCGAGCGCGCCCGCACGCCGGTGGACAAGCGCATGTACTGGCTCAAGCGGCCCCACCAGTGCGACGCGGGCGCAGGCGGCCGCCGTGGCGGCGCCGGGGCCCCCCGCGAGTGGAACGTCGCCTACGCGCTGGGCAGCGCCACCGGCGACGACGACGAGGACGACGGTGGCGGCCCCCGGCTGCGCGGGGCCGCGGAGGAGACGCGAGACTCCGACCTGTCGGAGCTGTCGGACACCGACCCCCTTTCCGAGCCCGACCCGCCCGCGCGGGACGCCGCCAGCCCCCACCAGGACGGGGCCCCAGGGCCAGGGCCTCGCGGGGGGCGCGGCCAGGAGTGGAGGCCGGCTCCGGGACCCGCTCCGGGACAGGGCGCAGAGGCCTCGGCGCAGGGGCGCGCGGAGGAGGAGGGGCTCCCCGCGAAGGCCCACGCGGATGGGGAGCCCAAGTCCGGGGTTAGGCGCCGGCGGAAGGGGGTTGGGAGGCACTGGGTTCCCGAGGCCCGGGCCAGCGTCCTGAGGAGCATTCAGGATCCCTGGCAAGGCCCTCTTGTCCAAGAGGCCCCTGCAGACGGCATGAAAGGGCCTCCCTCTGGCAGAGCCACTAAGACCCTGGAGAGCAGGCCGCTGGGGGAGACCCTACGGGGCTTCTGCACCTCCGAGGACAGTGACATCAACATCACCAGTGGGGAAGAGGACCACAAGGAACAGCCTTTCCCAGGCGTCTGCAACCCCAAAGAGAAGAACAGTGGCCGTGTCCCCCGGGCTCTCCAGGACAGCCGGGCGGCACCAGCAGAAGGCCTTTGCTGCTACATCTGCGGGGCCCCGCTGTCCCCGGCCTCGCACCACCAGGTCCACGTGCAGAAGCAGGAGAAGCTGGCTCAGGCCCCGTTCTTCCCCTTCCTGTGGCTGCACAGCCCGCCCCCAGGGGCACAGCCCATCAGCGAGGGCGGCAGTACCTTGGTGTGCgccagctgcttctcctccctcACGCAGCAGTGGCAGAGCTTCGAGCTGGCCAACGTGCCAGTCCTGCAGCGACTCTATGTGGTGCCCCTGGACAGCCACGCCCCCGGCATGGCCTCTAAGGGCAGGAGGCTCCCGAGGGAAGAGGGCCTGCCCTCCGGGGCCCTGCGAGAGGCCTGCTACCTCTGTGGGGAGGACTGTACCCCGGATGCCCGGGCGGTCCCCTCCAGGATCCTCAACGGCAACGCCAGGAGCGCCATGCatttccccttcctcagcctcctgccctgCCCGCCCAACGCCCAGGGCCCCAACAAGCGCTGTGAAGTCCGCAGCTGCCCCAAGTGCTTCAGCGTCCTGGAGGATGTCTGGGCCCTGTACCGGGCCTGCCAGAACGAGGAGCTCATCACCTCCGTGCAGGGCTTCCTGGGCAGGTACCACCAGGCCTTCTCCGCCTCCGACCCTGCCCTCTCCGAGCTGCCGGCGTCGGCCCAGGGCGGCCCCGTGTCCATCTGCTACATCTGTGGGGCTGAGCTGGGCCCCGGGAAGGAGTTCCAGCTCAACGTGAACCCCGCCAGCCGCTTGGGCGAGAAGGagcccttcttccccttcctcaccGTGTACCCGCCTGCCCCTCGTGCCAGGCCTGTGGACTCCACCGGCCTGGTGGCTACCTGTGTGCTCTGCTACCATGACCTGCTGGCCCAGTGGCTGCAGCATGAGGCCCGCAGCTCCCACCACGCTGTCAGCGCCTGGTCCCGGCAGTACCAGGTGGAGACGTTCGTGTGCTTCTTTTGTCAGCAGGAGAAGAAACGGTGTCTGGGGCTGAAGTCCGTGCGGGTGGCCCGGCTGCCCCTGTTCCTATACACCCTGCGAGCAAGCCACAGCCTGTTGGTGGATGACGGACAGCAGCTGATCATCGGTGCTTGCGTGGAGTGTGGGACCCTGGTGTGTGCGGGCCAAGGGCTCACCCGCCAAGGACCCATGAGCTGGAGCTCCCCGGTGGCAGCAGCGACGAAG GAGCCTCTGGACAAGGGAGCCCCGGAACGTCCAGAATGTGGCTTCGTGCTCTGCTTCCAGGCTGCGCGGCATCCCCAGCAAGGCTGTTCACACCAAGCATGGGGGACGCACGGTGGACAGCGAGGGCTCCTGGGAagccctcccccaccctccccgccccccgcTGCCAGGAGTCCGGGTAGTCTGGGCTCCTGTGGGGGGAGGAGGTGCCATCGTGGGAACAATACCCACCATCAGCCTCGTACAGAAGGCCAGAATGTACCTGGTGGACCCCAGGGCGTGCAGAATGGCCTCTGGGTTCAGCCCTGTTGTCCAAGAAACCAGGCAGGCTCCAGAGGATGGGAGGAGGCTCGGGCCTGGCCTTCAGGTGGCCTCACGTGTGAGCCCCATGGTGAAAGGCAGCACCCAGACAAGGTGTCACTCCCCTGGCGGCCTGGTCCCTGCAGGGGGGATCGCTGCTTCTCCCATgcctcaacctctttctcttcCGGAAACTGCGTTTTCTTCCTGATTC GGGTGTCCGTCTTAAGACACAACTTGGCACAGACTCTGGAGTCCAGCTGGGCTGCACCAGGAAggaggtgggcacagtggctgggGAGGAAAGGTACAGGGTGGGGTTGGAGAGGCTGGTGTTCCACAGCCAGGGCACCCAGActcctccctgctctgccctcACCCCTGTGGTCCTCTGGGTTCTCATCTGTGACCCCAGAGGGTCCCTTCTGA